In Leptolyngbya subtilissima AS-A7, the sequence GAGCGCCCTTATCAAGACAGCGCGACACCAGCGGCGAATGGGGTTGCTGTTGCCAACCTCGTGCGTCTATCTCTGCTCACCGATAATTTGGACTATTTAGACCGCGCCGATCGCACCCTGCAAGCCTTTGGCACTGTCATAGAGCAGATTCCTCGCGCCTGCCCCAGTTTGCTAGCGGGCCTCAACTGGTTTCGTAATGGCACTGTGGTCAAAGCTGTGGCAGAAATTATTCCTGAACTAGCGGCAGAATATTGGCCAACGACTGTTTTCACGGTTTCCCATAATCTGTCCGCTGACGCTGTGGGCATGGTGTGCCGAGGCACTACCTGTTTAGCGGTGGCAGATTCTGTGGATAAACTACGGCAGCAGTTACAAACCCTTCGGCCTCGCTAATTTATGCCCCACAACCCAGATTTGTACCAGGTGCTGTGCGATCGCATCCACCAATCGCCCCAGGGCCGCATCCCCTTTGCCGAATTTATGGAGCTGGCCCTCTACCATCCCCAGGGCGGCTACTACAGCACTAAAGACGCCATTCTTGGGTTTGAGGGCGACTTCGTTACCTCTGCCCACTTAGGCCACGACTTTGGCGAACTGCTGGCCATCCAGTTTGCCGAAATGTGGGAGCATTTGGGCTGCCCCAATCCCTTCTCGCTGGTAGAAATGGGAGCAGGCCAGGGGCTGATCGCCGCCGATGCGCTGGGCGCTCTACAAAACCATTTCCCCGACTGCTTTGCCGCCCTGAGTTACCAGATCGTCGAGAAATCTGACCTGCTGCGGGCCGCCCAAGAGCGACGCTTATCTGGCTGGACTGGGCGAGTGAGCTGGCTAAGTTTGGAAGACATCCCTGACGACAGCATCACTGGCTGCCTGTTCTCGAACGAACTGGTAGATGCTTTGCCGGTACACCAGGTGGTGATGACAGAATCCGGCCTGCAAGAGGTCTACGTCACCCTGAGCGACAGCCCGGCATCCCTTCTGCAAGAAGCAGTGGAGACTCCTTCTACCCCGCGACTGGCCGACTACTTTGCCTTTGTCGGCGTTGACCTGGCCGATCCTCAGTACGCTCCCGGCTACCGCACCGAAGTTCACCTGGCCGCGCTCGACTGGATGAAAACCGTCGCCGCAAAGCTGAATCGGGGATACGTACTCACGGTTGACTACGGCTACCCCGCCAGCCGCTACTACAGCCGCGGCCGCGCCCAGGGTACGCTCCAGTGCTACTACCAACACGCCCACCACAACGATCCCTACAGCCATCTGGGCCACCAAGACATTACCGCCCACGTCAACTTCACCGCGCTAGAGCGTCAGGGTGAGCAGTGTGGGCTAGAAACCGTGGGGGCAACGCAGCAGGGAATGTTTTTGATGGCGCTGGGTTTAGGCGATCGCCTCGCCGCCCTGGGCCAGATTCAGGCTAACGACCCCACCACCGTCAACCTTGCCATTCAGCGGCGCGACAAGCTGCACCAGCTGATCAACCCCATGGGCCTGGGGAATTTTGTGGTGTTGGTGCAGGGCAAGGGGCTGACGTCTGCGGCCAAGACACTGAAGGGGCTGACGGTGCCGCCGCTGATGTAGAGCGCGATCGCATCCACTCAACCTTTGAAACTGGGGTCTTTAAGGGACAGGCAAGAAAATAAGTACCAGCTAACTTTCCTGCTGGTGCATTGCTTCGCGAATGCACCCTACAGTGACCAACGCTTCCGGTACTTTATTTAGGCGCACGCCCCTAAGCTCACGCTTCCCTAAGCCTCTACAGGCTCTAGCGGTTTAGCCTGCTGCTGCTCAACCCGGCGGGGTTGACCCCAAATCACGGTTTCGTGTTTGTAGATCACCATGCCGGGGCGCGCTCCCTTGGGCTTGTAGACGTGGCGGGGCTGGGTGTAAATCACCGGCACTTGGTCGGCCTGACGGGCGCGGCTAAAGTAGGCGGCTAAGTCGGCCACGTAGGCCAGGTCGCGATCGCTCGGCACATCCCCCGCCCCCAGCCGCAGCAGCACGTGGCTACCAGGAATTTCCTGGGTGTGAAACCAGAGGTCGTAGTCGGTAGCCACTGTAGAAATCAGCAGATCGTTTTGGCGGTTGTTGCGGCCCACTAGCACCGGCAAACCATCGGGGGTCTGTAGGCGACGGAAGCCTTCATCATTGGCCTTGCGATCAGTGGGGCGATAGTCGGGCGAGGCCATATAGCCCTGCTGAATCAGCTCGTTGCGGATATCGACCAGCGCCTCCAGATCCGCCGGTTCGTCGTAGGTAGGGATCTGGGTCAGGGCCGCCTCTACCTGCTCTAGGTAGGCCAGTTCGCCCTGCACCTCGGCCAGCAGTGGGGCAACCGCATCCTTCGCTCGCTTCAGTTTTTGGTGCTGTTTATAGAGGCGCTGGGCCTGCTGAATCGCCGTTTTATCGGGGTCGATGGCGAGGGTGACGGGTTCTCCGGTGTCAAAATCCTCCACCGTGAGCTGGGTGAGACCGGGCTGCCACTGGTGGCCGTAGGT encodes:
- a CDS encoding class I SAM-dependent methyltransferase, which codes for MPHNPDLYQVLCDRIHQSPQGRIPFAEFMELALYHPQGGYYSTKDAILGFEGDFVTSAHLGHDFGELLAIQFAEMWEHLGCPNPFSLVEMGAGQGLIAADALGALQNHFPDCFAALSYQIVEKSDLLRAAQERRLSGWTGRVSWLSLEDIPDDSITGCLFSNELVDALPVHQVVMTESGLQEVYVTLSDSPASLLQEAVETPSTPRLADYFAFVGVDLADPQYAPGYRTEVHLAALDWMKTVAAKLNRGYVLTVDYGYPASRYYSRGRAQGTLQCYYQHAHHNDPYSHLGHQDITAHVNFTALERQGEQCGLETVGATQQGMFLMALGLGDRLAALGQIQANDPTTVNLAIQRRDKLHQLINPMGLGNFVVLVQGKGLTSAAKTLKGLTVPPLM